The segment TGCGGTGGTATTGCTGGGGAAAGATACCAATCTGTTCCTCTCGAAAAACGGTGGCGAGATTGATTGGCCGCTGGAAGACGGCGTGGTTACGTCAACTCGCAGCGAAGCTCGCTCCAATCACATCCCCTCGCGGCTGCACTTCCGCGACGCTGACATCCATGTCGAGTTCATGCTCCCCGAAACCGGCAGCGGCAACAGCGGCATCTACATCCACGGCAACTACGAACTGCAAATCATCAACTCGGCCGGCAAGAAGCAGCTGACGCAAGAAGACATGGGCGCCGCTTACGGCTTCGCTCCGCCGCTGGTCGACGCCGCCCGCAAGCCAGGCGAGTGGCAAGTCTATGACATCCGCTACCGCGCCCCGCGCCGCGACGCCGAAGGCAAAATCACCGCAGAGGGAGAGATCACCGCGTGGCTGAACGGCCAGAAGGTGCAAGACGGCACGAAGGTGGGCGAACCCCGTTCGCAGTATCACCCCTATCGCTACAAGTCGACGCCCTACCTGCAAGAGATCTGGGAAAAGCAACTGAAGACCTCCGTCGGCCCCGTCTTCCTGCAAGACCACGACAACCCGGTGAAGTTCCGCAACGTCTGGGTGCGACCGCTCGATGACAAGTCGTGCCTGGTGGACGGACCGACCAAGAAGGAGTAGCGTCGGGGCGACGGCGCTCGTGCTGAACAAAAAAACGGAGTCATCGATCATGACGCAGCCTCGCTACGAGTCGCCGCAGCAACCGCATGTCTGTCCCAAATGCGGCTCCACGCGGATCGCCGACGTCCTCTACGGCCTCCCCGATTTTTCGGACGAGCTCCAGCAAGACCTGGACGCCGGCAAGATCGTCTTGGGAGGCTGCTGCGTTACGGGCGATGATCCGGTTTGGCGCTGCCGTGAATGCGGGCTAGAAATCTATAAGAAAACCAAGTGATCGAGTCGCCATCGTCCTGATATTAATTGGCGCTGAATGCGATCAGCGAAATGACGTTCGTTGCATCCAATCGCATTGATTCAGACGTGGCGCCCGTTCTCACCGAACGAGAATCCGGAAAATGGACTCATGGCGATGGAATCCCCTGAAGCGGACTGCGATCTCGACACCTCGGTTCCCGACTGGATCATCGACCACCCCGAAACGCTCTGTGTGTTTGAAGAGTTCGGCATCGACTACTCCTGTGGCGGGAAGTCGCTGGGATATGCCTGCGATCAGCAGGGCATTGATAAGCAGTTGGTGCTGACGGCGCTTCGGCAGAAGATCAGGACGTCGACAACGGCAAAGAGAGGCAAGGGAGACGGCGATTCTCCAGGCCAATCCCACTGATGCGACTGGCGTCCGCTCTTGAGGACGGAGACTTGAAAACGCCAAGACTCGCACGCCGGGCGGCGGAGAATCCCAAGTGGTACTGTATCGACTCGCAGGCCATTTTCGCGGACGACCAAGGCGACCAACAAAAGCGGACAGTCTTTCGACTGTCCGCTCGTTGATCTCCGGCTCGAAATCCCAGACTACTTCTGGAAGAAACCGTGCCCCGAATCGCCGCCGCTGATCAGGTAGGCGGTCAGGTCCAGAATCTCTTCTTTGGTCATCGACTTGAACAGCCCGGTCGGCATCGCTGAGATCTTGGAGACCGCCATCTCTTCGATGTCGTTGCGATTGATGTTGACCCGTTCGTTCGGGTCGGTCAGATCGGTGTTCAGCGTCATCGAGTCGCCGTTGAGATTGACGACCACGCCGGTGTGGAGCTTGCCGTCGGCGGTCAGCACTTTGATCGCCGAAAACTGATCGTTGATCACCTTGCTGGGGTTGATGACCTGATCCAAGAGGTCATGCGGCGAATAACGACGCCCGGCCGACGTCAAATCGGGACCGGTCATCCCCCCCTGATCGCCAAAGCGATGGCAGGCGTAGCAGCCTGCGGCGGCGAACATCTTGCGGCCGTTGGCGTAGTCGCGGCCTTTCAGCCCCGTCTTGGCGGCGTCTGAAAGTTCTTCGAGCGTCCACTCGGTCGTTTCCCGTCCGGCGAAGATCTCGCCGAGGTTCTCCAGCGCCGACTTCTTTTCGGCCTTCTTCGCCAGCAGCTCTTTCATGCTTTCTTTTTCGGCGTCGCTCAGCGAAGCGACGGCGTCGTCGCGAATGAACTCGATGAACTTGTCGAAGCTGGCGCCACCTTTGTAGTTGGCCGCTTTGAGGAACCACTCGATGTATTGCTTCCGCAGCTCCGGCGTCCAGCCAGCGGTCAAAAAGCGAATCGAACGGGCGTACTGCATCTGCTCTTCCTGGGCCGGCGCCGCGGCGATCAAAGCCATCGCCTTGGCGGCGACAGTCGGCGATTGCAGGTAGGCCAGCGTTTCGCAGAGCAGCCAATTCAGATCGGCCGATTGGGCCGGGAAGAGCGGATCGAGCTGGGCGATCAACTTGTCAACCATCGCTTGATCGGGGCGACCGAAGCGAACCAGGATGATCTGCTCGGTGCGAACCAAGGTCAGTTGCTCCGTCAAATTCAGCTTCGCCGCGTCGATCGCCGTGATGGCGCCCAGCAGCTTGTCGCGCATCGCCTCATCCACCGGGGGCGAATTCTTTTTGCGGTGTTGCGGATCGACGCCGGTCACGCGAGCCAAGGCCAACAGCGCCGTGACTTGTTTCGCCGGATCGGTTTCCGACAACGCCTTGGCCGCCCACGTATCGACCGGCTGATGTTCAATCGCGGTCTGCGCGGCGGCGCGAATGAAGCGATCTTCGTCCGCCAGGTGCGGCCACGCGGCGTCGATCGCCGCCGGATCTTGCTTACCATGGAACGCTTCCAGCGCGTGTCGCAGTTCGCGGGCTTCGTTGGCGGCGCTTTCCGGCTTCACCGGCGCGGTCGATTCGTCGCCGACATAGGTGACCCGGTACAGACCAGACTGCACGCGACGACCGCCGATCGTGAAGTACATCGCGCCGTCATGCGGGTTGATGATCGCGTCGGTGATCGGCAGCGGGGCGCCGGTCACAAATTCTTCTTTGGTCGCCGTATAGGACGAACCGCTCGGCGTCAGATGGACCGCATACAGCTTCCCCCAGCTCCAGTCGAGCGCGTACAACGCCTCTTGATACTTGGCCGGGAACTTCGCGCCGTAGCCGAACGTCATGCCGGTCGGCGAGCCTGGCCCGATGTCGAGGATCCCCGGCATATTGTCCGCGTAGAACGGCATCCGCTTGCCGGCGCCGTTGCGCCAGCCGAACTCGGCGCCGCTGGTGACGTGACAGATGCGGGTCGGACGATACCACGGGGTGTTGAAGTCGTATTCCATGTCGGCGTCGTAGGTGAACAGCTCGCCGTCATGATTGACTGCCGCGTCAAAGATGTTGCGAAAGCCGTTGGCGTACGCTTCAAACTTTTTGCCGTCGGGCGAAACGCGATAGATGATCCCCCCCGGCGCGAGGACGCCGCGGTTGTGCCCGCGACCGTCCGGCATGCTCGGCAACAGATGGTCTTCGCCCCAAACCTGACGGACCGGGGACGAATCGGCAAGTTCCGGCGCAATCGTGTTGTTGCCGGTCACCAGGTAAAACGCCTTGCCGTCCGGAGTCGGCAGCACCGCATGCACGCCGTGGTCGCTGCCGGAGTTCACTTCGTGCAGCAACTCCACCTTGTCCAGTTGATCGTCGCCGTTGCTGTCGGTGATGCGGTAGAGGCCAGACGGAATCTTCCGCTCGTAGTCGTTGACGCCCACATACAGCGAGTCGAACGCCCAGAGCATGCCGTTCACGCCGCGAATGTCGGCCGGCACTTTCTGCACATCGTCGGCGGTCAGCGTTTGGCCAGCCGCCGGCGGAGTGATCCGATACAGACCGCCGAACTGATCGCTCACCAGGATCCGCCCCTTGTCGTCGGTGCAGAGATTGACCCACGAGCCTTGGCTTTCGGCCGGGACCGAATAGAGGAGCTCCACCTTGAAGCCAGGGAGGGTCGTGATCAGGTCAATCGGCGTCGCGGTATTGCCGCTCGCCTTGGCGGCCGGCGATTTCGCGTCTGCGGCAAACGCAGCCGACACGGTCAAAGAGAACAGCAGCAGAGCAAACAAAGAGCGAGGCATGAGGCGTGATTCCTGAGGTTTGATGGAAGAGTTCGGCTTCGCGTTGTAGGTAGGGGAATTCCTATC is part of the Blastopirellula sediminis genome and harbors:
- a CDS encoding 3-keto-disaccharide hydrolase is translated as MPQRIVLSALLCSLILFCASLAAEEFAPQQDSLPVPPPADAVVLLGKDTNLFLSKNGGEIDWPLEDGVVTSTRSEARSNHIPSRLHFRDADIHVEFMLPETGSGNSGIYIHGNYELQIINSAGKKQLTQEDMGAAYGFAPPLVDAARKPGEWQVYDIRYRAPRRDAEGKITAEGEITAWLNGQKVQDGTKVGEPRSQYHPYRYKSTPYLQEIWEKQLKTSVGPVFLQDHDNPVKFRNVWVRPLDDKSCLVDGPTKKE
- a CDS encoding DUF542 domain-containing protein, giving the protein MAMESPEADCDLDTSVPDWIIDHPETLCVFEEFGIDYSCGGKSLGYACDQQGIDKQLVLTALRQKIRTSTTAKRGKGDGDSPGQSH
- a CDS encoding c-type cytochrome, with product MPRSLFALLLFSLTVSAAFAADAKSPAAKASGNTATPIDLITTLPGFKVELLYSVPAESQGSWVNLCTDDKGRILVSDQFGGLYRITPPAAGQTLTADDVQKVPADIRGVNGMLWAFDSLYVGVNDYERKIPSGLYRITDSNGDDQLDKVELLHEVNSGSDHGVHAVLPTPDGKAFYLVTGNNTIAPELADSSPVRQVWGEDHLLPSMPDGRGHNRGVLAPGGIIYRVSPDGKKFEAYANGFRNIFDAAVNHDGELFTYDADMEYDFNTPWYRPTRICHVTSGAEFGWRNGAGKRMPFYADNMPGILDIGPGSPTGMTFGYGAKFPAKYQEALYALDWSWGKLYAVHLTPSGSSYTATKEEFVTGAPLPITDAIINPHDGAMYFTIGGRRVQSGLYRVTYVGDESTAPVKPESAANEARELRHALEAFHGKQDPAAIDAAWPHLADEDRFIRAAAQTAIEHQPVDTWAAKALSETDPAKQVTALLALARVTGVDPQHRKKNSPPVDEAMRDKLLGAITAIDAAKLNLTEQLTLVRTEQIILVRFGRPDQAMVDKLIAQLDPLFPAQSADLNWLLCETLAYLQSPTVAAKAMALIAAAPAQEEQMQYARSIRFLTAGWTPELRKQYIEWFLKAANYKGGASFDKFIEFIRDDAVASLSDAEKESMKELLAKKAEKKSALENLGEIFAGRETTEWTLEELSDAAKTGLKGRDYANGRKMFAAAGCYACHRFGDQGGMTGPDLTSAGRRYSPHDLLDQVINPSKVINDQFSAIKVLTADGKLHTGVVVNLNGDSMTLNTDLTDPNERVNINRNDIEEMAVSKISAMPTGLFKSMTKEEILDLTAYLISGGDSGHGFFQK